The proteins below come from a single Corallococcus macrosporus genomic window:
- a CDS encoding TraR/DksA family transcriptional regulator — protein MSRANDLMKIRGLLQERRRTTETAQAGARRELAALKDQERDPEYEEQAQAELADYTLSTLIEAQRREIMLIDAALSRMDNDVFGECVDCGNEISLDRLEAMPFAIRCEEDAALHEQETREAARHVGSLSL, from the coding sequence ATGAGCCGAGCCAACGACTTGATGAAGATCCGGGGCCTGCTGCAGGAGCGCCGCAGGACGACCGAGACCGCCCAGGCGGGCGCCCGCCGCGAGCTGGCCGCGCTGAAGGATCAGGAGCGGGACCCCGAGTACGAGGAACAGGCGCAGGCGGAGCTGGCGGACTACACGCTGTCCACGCTGATTGAAGCGCAGCGCCGGGAGATCATGCTCATCGACGCCGCGCTCAGCCGCATGGACAACGACGTGTTCGGCGAGTGCGTGGACTGCGGCAACGAAATCTCCCTGGACCGGCTGGAGGCCATGCCCTTCGCCATCCGCTGTGAGGAGGACGCCGCCCTCCACGAGCAGGAGACGCGCGAGGCCGCGCGCCACGTGGGCAGCCTGTCTCTCTGA
- the trmFO gene encoding methylenetetrahydrofolate--tRNA-(uracil(54)-C(5))-methyltransferase (FADH(2)-oxidizing) TrmFO — MSDVKQQRVTVIGGGLAGTECAYQLARRGVPVVLREMKPQKRSPAHKSDTLAELVCSNSLRSDNPESAIGLLHAELRALGSLVLSSADLHRVPAGDALAVEREGFSREITTRLVSGAGVELVGGEVERLPEDGVVVVATGPLTSEALTADLERHVGTKLYFYDSIAPILSGDSIDMDIAFRQSRYGKGGGDDYLNLPMTKDEYYRFVHEVKAGQKVVPHSFEEPKYFEGCLPIEVMAERGDDTLAYGPMKPVGLKDPRTGTDPYAVVQLRMEDRAGTAWNMVGFQTRLTWGEQKRIFSTCIPGLQNAEFLRMGQIHRNTFIDSPRLLAEDLSLKTERRVFFAGQVTGVEGYVESAACGYMVALAVHARLTGTPFVPPPATTALGSLYRHLTGEAHPPDHPHQPTNVIYGLFPPLSGRMKKADKRAAYSARAKQDLAAWLPLAGVVAQTEGQTSA; from the coding sequence ATGTCGGACGTGAAGCAGCAGCGGGTGACGGTGATTGGTGGCGGCCTGGCCGGCACGGAGTGCGCGTATCAGCTGGCGCGGCGCGGTGTTCCGGTGGTGCTGCGGGAGATGAAGCCGCAGAAGCGCTCCCCCGCGCACAAGTCGGACACGCTCGCGGAGCTGGTGTGCAGCAACTCGCTGCGCTCGGACAACCCGGAGAGCGCCATTGGCCTGCTGCACGCGGAGCTGCGCGCGCTGGGCTCGCTGGTGCTCTCCAGCGCGGACCTGCACCGCGTGCCCGCGGGCGACGCGCTGGCGGTGGAGCGCGAGGGCTTCTCCCGCGAAATCACCACGCGGCTGGTGTCCGGCGCGGGCGTGGAGCTGGTGGGCGGTGAGGTGGAGCGGCTGCCGGAGGACGGCGTGGTGGTGGTGGCGACGGGGCCGCTGACGTCGGAGGCGCTCACGGCGGACCTGGAGCGCCACGTGGGCACGAAGCTCTACTTCTACGACTCCATCGCGCCCATCCTGTCCGGCGACTCCATCGACATGGACATCGCCTTCCGCCAGAGCCGCTACGGCAAGGGCGGCGGGGACGACTACCTCAACCTGCCCATGACGAAGGACGAGTACTACCGCTTCGTCCACGAGGTGAAGGCGGGCCAGAAGGTCGTTCCGCACAGTTTCGAAGAACCCAAATACTTCGAAGGGTGTCTTCCCATCGAGGTGATGGCGGAGCGCGGAGACGACACGCTGGCCTACGGGCCCATGAAGCCGGTGGGGCTGAAGGACCCTCGCACGGGGACGGACCCGTACGCGGTGGTGCAGCTGCGCATGGAGGACCGGGCGGGCACGGCCTGGAACATGGTGGGCTTCCAGACGCGTCTGACGTGGGGTGAACAGAAGCGCATCTTCAGCACGTGCATCCCGGGGCTCCAGAATGCGGAGTTCCTGCGGATGGGGCAGATCCACCGCAACACGTTCATCGACTCGCCCCGCCTGCTGGCGGAGGACCTGTCGTTGAAGACGGAGCGGCGGGTGTTCTTCGCGGGACAGGTGACGGGCGTGGAGGGCTACGTGGAGAGCGCGGCGTGCGGCTACATGGTGGCGCTGGCGGTGCACGCGCGGCTGACGGGCACGCCGTTCGTGCCGCCTCCGGCGACGACGGCGCTGGGGTCGCTGTACCGGCACCTCACCGGGGAAGCGCACCCGCCGGATCATCCGCACCAGCCCACCAACGTCATCTACGGCCTGTTCCCGCCCCTGTCGGGACGGATGAAGAAGGCGGACAAGCGCGCGGCCTACTCGGCGCGGGCGAAGCAGGACCTGGCGGCCTGGCTGCCACTCGCGGGCGTTGTCGCCCAGACGGAAGGACAGACGAGCGCATGA
- a CDS encoding PD40 domain-containing protein, whose protein sequence is MKRPGMVGLVGLLGLVAVSGCKKGEDNNAPPSQRSAAQGDTVRSAAKGTAVVGGQGQLLAPGRAADLRLSPDGQYATFLLNGQKPRLDGIPPQMLVGQLHVVPVAGGKSRELGDGVTNVPGSLLFSQDSKHLLYVTGYNPASQSGELNVLSLADAAAEPVKLGTAVSYLLPSPDGVHVAFVDAGTLKLGKLPQGPFQDVAGEVSTAQFTPDGKTLLFKRRLSAAGGLAAVTVGANEPPRKLADQVGDYLVSSDGKHVAYQVRSEAVRGMYDLFLAEVPALKGTKLATGTKAFAFSPDGQWLARTENGKPEQLGDLYVGPASGGAGRKLGEAVEEVAFAPDSKAVAFLEKYDQPSRAGSLAVASLPDGAPKRVGSLVPNFVWGSDSRYVAFLSRFVKPVFSVDLMLYALGQEKAEKVQPGVFGYGFAPNNSAVVFRTNCIRNGRACDFKAVDLGEKQAEAKTWMQGIFSYKISEDGARVLATYARMDSDTYDVAVYDVKSGARKTLDQGVQVPVYFAGKDDARAVYIIGQGQNPGVYSAVATAQ, encoded by the coding sequence ATGAAGCGACCTGGGATGGTGGGCCTGGTGGGCCTTTTGGGTCTGGTGGCGGTGTCGGGGTGCAAGAAGGGCGAGGACAACAACGCGCCGCCCTCCCAGCGCAGCGCCGCGCAGGGCGACACGGTCCGCAGCGCGGCGAAGGGCACCGCGGTGGTGGGCGGGCAGGGGCAGTTGCTCGCGCCGGGACGCGCGGCGGACCTGCGGCTGTCGCCGGACGGGCAGTACGCCACGTTCCTGCTCAACGGCCAGAAGCCACGGCTGGACGGCATCCCGCCGCAGATGCTGGTGGGGCAGCTGCATGTGGTGCCGGTGGCGGGCGGCAAGTCGCGCGAGCTGGGCGACGGCGTGACGAACGTGCCGGGCAGCCTGCTGTTCTCCCAGGACTCGAAGCACCTCCTGTACGTGACGGGCTACAACCCGGCCTCTCAGTCCGGTGAGCTGAACGTGCTGTCGCTCGCGGACGCGGCGGCGGAGCCGGTGAAGCTGGGCACGGCGGTGAGTTACCTGCTGCCGTCCCCGGATGGCGTGCACGTGGCGTTCGTGGACGCGGGCACGCTGAAGCTGGGCAAGCTGCCGCAGGGCCCGTTCCAGGACGTGGCCGGCGAGGTCAGCACCGCGCAGTTCACCCCGGACGGCAAGACGCTGCTCTTCAAGCGCCGGCTGTCCGCGGCGGGCGGGCTGGCGGCGGTGACGGTGGGTGCCAACGAGCCGCCGCGCAAGCTGGCGGATCAGGTGGGTGACTACCTGGTGTCCTCCGACGGCAAGCACGTGGCCTACCAGGTGCGCAGCGAGGCCGTGCGCGGCATGTACGACTTGTTCCTCGCGGAGGTGCCCGCGCTGAAGGGCACGAAGCTGGCGACGGGGACGAAGGCCTTCGCCTTCTCTCCGGATGGCCAGTGGCTGGCGCGCACGGAGAACGGCAAGCCGGAGCAACTGGGTGACCTGTACGTGGGCCCGGCGTCCGGCGGCGCGGGGCGCAAGCTGGGGGAGGCCGTGGAGGAGGTGGCGTTCGCGCCGGACTCCAAGGCGGTGGCCTTCCTGGAGAAGTACGACCAGCCGTCGCGCGCGGGCTCCCTGGCGGTGGCGTCGCTGCCGGACGGCGCGCCCAAGCGCGTGGGCAGCCTGGTGCCCAACTTCGTGTGGGGCTCGGACAGCCGCTACGTCGCGTTCCTGTCGCGCTTCGTGAAGCCGGTGTTCTCCGTGGACCTGATGCTGTACGCGCTGGGCCAGGAGAAGGCGGAGAAGGTGCAGCCGGGCGTGTTCGGCTACGGCTTCGCGCCGAACAACAGCGCGGTGGTGTTCCGCACCAACTGCATCCGCAACGGCCGCGCGTGTGACTTCAAGGCCGTGGACCTGGGCGAGAAGCAGGCCGAGGCGAAGACGTGGATGCAGGGCATCTTCAGCTACAAGATTTCGGAGGACGGGGCGCGCGTGCTCGCGACGTACGCGCGCATGGACTCGGACACCTACGACGTGGCCGTCTATGACGTGAAGTCGGGGGCGCGCAAGACGCTCGACCAGGGCGTGCAGGTGCCCGTGTACTTCGCGGGCAAGGACGACGCGCGGGCCGTCTACATCATCGGCCAGGGGCAGAACCCCGGCGTCTACAGCGCCGTCGCCACCGCGCAGTAG
- a CDS encoding kinesin: MAQLVYRRYGGSLQVDIPDFNTLTEAVRIPATQWMALACPMEGIACDPRFLALMDADGNRRIRVEELRAAVDWTAARLKDRKGADAGSDVLELSALSDTASNLRGAAELVLRTLNAPDTTRLSLEQLRTSDKALRDAGKNGDGIIAPVSLPERLRPLAQSIIAAFPPLTNRAGLAGVDVGLVKRFREERTALLAHLGGRDAVFTWGTASLEQAKRVHDVAPLLDGYFVQCRLVAAQPEAAASLRLRADRVEGALGDLGAMGKAANELPIAPPDPSGVLVWARLYRGAGYEKLEAFHQEVATPLLGDGVKLTDTAWRELSAKAEAILGWQAKRDASALHAVADTLGAVSDEDLDAMEAVSREDLSLKPTLDVIAELERLVLYQRWLLLFSNNFISMPNLYLPKRRALMEKGTLILGGRKYTLSVLVTDRPAHAALTGQGTTCILYVKVMPRDATDAYEVAVPVTAGRSTELVVGKRGVFYDVDGKESDAIVTQVVRQPVSLWESMTMPFMRIGAFITSKVEGLAASGEKDFDASLESGYKQTVTAPPPPAAPAPAGAAPAAAPAGGGLAGVLAAGGIAFAALGSSLAFILTQVKSLTLVDVITAATILAIVVMAPAGLLGWLKLRRRNLALLLEGSGWALNDRLMLTRGVATLITRKPRLPKGARVDRVDLVRGALRHTQDDDEAERMSLGARLGLTLLILFVLGWQVRVPVTEWLCTYHWLSEDACRVLLPKLVPTELPAGAVPVVPVTPAPVPAK, from the coding sequence ATGGCACAGCTCGTCTATCGCCGCTATGGCGGCTCGCTCCAGGTCGACATCCCCGACTTCAACACCCTCACCGAGGCGGTGAGGATCCCCGCCACGCAGTGGATGGCGCTCGCGTGCCCCATGGAGGGCATCGCGTGTGATCCGCGCTTCCTCGCGCTGATGGACGCGGACGGCAACCGCCGCATCCGGGTGGAGGAGCTGCGCGCCGCGGTGGACTGGACGGCGGCGCGGCTGAAGGACCGCAAGGGCGCGGACGCGGGCAGCGACGTGCTGGAGCTTTCAGCGCTCTCCGACACGGCATCCAACCTCCGAGGCGCGGCGGAGCTGGTGCTGCGCACGCTCAACGCGCCGGACACCACGCGCCTGTCGCTGGAGCAGCTGCGCACCAGCGACAAGGCGCTGCGCGACGCGGGGAAGAATGGCGACGGCATCATCGCGCCGGTGTCGCTGCCGGAGCGGCTGCGGCCCCTGGCCCAGTCCATCATCGCGGCCTTCCCGCCGCTGACGAACCGCGCGGGCCTGGCGGGCGTGGACGTGGGGCTGGTGAAGCGCTTCCGCGAGGAACGCACGGCGCTGCTCGCGCACCTGGGCGGCCGGGACGCGGTGTTCACCTGGGGCACGGCGAGCCTGGAGCAGGCGAAGCGCGTGCACGACGTGGCGCCGCTGCTGGACGGCTACTTCGTGCAGTGCCGGCTGGTGGCCGCGCAGCCGGAGGCCGCCGCCAGCCTGCGCCTGCGCGCGGACCGCGTGGAGGGCGCGCTGGGAGACCTGGGCGCCATGGGCAAGGCCGCGAACGAGCTGCCCATCGCGCCGCCGGACCCCTCTGGCGTGCTGGTGTGGGCGCGGCTGTACCGCGGCGCCGGCTACGAGAAGCTGGAGGCCTTCCACCAGGAGGTGGCGACGCCGCTGCTGGGCGACGGCGTGAAGCTGACGGACACGGCGTGGCGCGAGCTGTCCGCGAAGGCGGAGGCCATCCTTGGCTGGCAGGCGAAGCGCGACGCGAGCGCGCTGCACGCGGTGGCGGACACGCTGGGCGCGGTGTCCGACGAGGACCTGGACGCGATGGAAGCGGTGAGCCGCGAGGACCTGTCGCTCAAGCCCACGCTGGACGTCATCGCGGAGCTGGAGCGGCTGGTGCTGTACCAGCGCTGGCTGCTGCTGTTCTCCAACAACTTCATCAGCATGCCCAACCTGTACCTGCCCAAGCGGCGGGCGCTGATGGAGAAGGGCACGCTCATCCTGGGCGGGCGCAAGTACACGCTGTCCGTGCTGGTGACGGACCGCCCGGCGCACGCGGCGCTGACGGGGCAGGGGACCACCTGCATCCTCTACGTGAAGGTGATGCCCCGCGACGCGACGGACGCCTACGAGGTGGCGGTGCCCGTCACCGCGGGGCGCAGCACGGAGCTCGTCGTGGGCAAGCGCGGCGTGTTCTACGACGTGGACGGCAAGGAGTCCGACGCCATCGTCACGCAGGTCGTCCGTCAGCCCGTGTCGCTCTGGGAGTCGATGACCATGCCGTTCATGCGCATCGGCGCGTTCATCACCAGCAAGGTGGAGGGGCTGGCCGCCTCCGGTGAGAAGGACTTCGATGCGTCGCTGGAGTCCGGCTACAAGCAGACGGTGACCGCGCCTCCGCCCCCGGCCGCTCCGGCTCCGGCGGGTGCGGCGCCCGCGGCGGCTCCGGCGGGAGGCGGCCTCGCGGGCGTGCTCGCGGCGGGCGGCATCGCGTTCGCGGCGCTGGGCTCGTCGCTGGCGTTCATCCTCACGCAGGTGAAGTCGCTCACGCTGGTGGACGTCATCACCGCGGCCACCATCCTGGCCATCGTGGTGATGGCGCCCGCGGGGTTGCTGGGGTGGCTGAAGCTGCGCCGCCGCAACCTGGCGCTGCTGCTGGAGGGCTCCGGCTGGGCGCTCAACGACCGGCTGATGCTCACGCGCGGCGTGGCCACGCTCATCACCCGCAAGCCAAGGCTGCCCAAGGGCGCGCGCGTGGACCGCGTGGACCTGGTGCGCGGGGCGCTGCGCCACACGCAGGACGACGACGAGGCCGAGCGCATGTCACTGGGGGCCCGCCTGGGCCTCACGCTGCTCATCCTCTTCGTGCTGGGCTGGCAGGTGCGCGTGCCCGTCACCGAGTGGCTGTGCACGTACCACTGGCTGTCCGAGGACGCGTGCCGCGTGCTGCTGCCCAAGCTGGTGCCCACGGAGCTGCCGGCGGGCGCCGTTCCCGTGGTGCCGGTCACGCCCGCTCCCGTGCCCGCGAAGTAG
- a CDS encoding ExbD/TolR family protein: MTEPAPLSAEEAEQLARMRYRRALTRKKRKEREAASEVKELNITAMMDMMTIILVFLLKSFASSSAAITASEDVRPPVSSTRATPKDTVAITITPKNILVGDKEVVRLENGQIPKAQLQGERLVLGLDAQLKKEVQKLKFIAERNPAAPFTHELSVIADKMVPYDLLLTVLYTAGVNELQNYRFIVLQRDSE; the protein is encoded by the coding sequence ATGACCGAACCCGCGCCCCTGTCCGCCGAAGAAGCCGAGCAGCTCGCGCGCATGCGCTACCGCCGGGCCCTCACGCGCAAGAAGCGCAAGGAGCGCGAGGCCGCCAGCGAGGTGAAGGAGCTCAACATCACCGCGATGATGGACATGATGACCATCATCCTGGTGTTCCTCCTGAAGTCCTTCGCGTCGTCCTCCGCGGCCATCACCGCGTCCGAGGACGTCCGGCCGCCGGTGTCCTCCACGCGCGCCACGCCCAAGGACACGGTGGCCATCACCATCACCCCCAAGAACATCCTGGTGGGGGACAAAGAGGTGGTGCGGCTGGAGAACGGTCAGATCCCGAAGGCCCAGCTCCAGGGTGAGCGTTTGGTGCTCGGGCTGGACGCGCAGCTGAAGAAGGAAGTGCAGAAGCTCAAGTTCATCGCCGAGCGCAACCCGGCGGCGCCCTTCACCCACGAGCTGTCGGTCATCGCGGACAAGATGGTCCCGTACGACCTGCTGCTCACGGTGCTCTACACGGCGGGCGTGAACGAGCTACAGAACTACCGCTTCATCGTGCTCCAGCGCGACAGCGAGTAG